One segment of Paenibacillus rhizovicinus DNA contains the following:
- the helD gene encoding RNA polymerase recycling motor HelD, whose protein sequence is MSEKQPEWSAEQERVDEVVKQVDQRIEALELQTSDTHSEMVDIRKNFWDDVTVNFEDAVEMAESFASLKQQAEVLSERERTHRHAAQQLKTLRKLKSSPYFGRIDFLEDGESSADEVYLGISSLRDRADEHYLIYDWRAPIASLYYDYPPGPAQLQTPAGLIRGDLQLKRQFVIRDGEIVSLFDTGVTIGDELLQEVLGRQSDAQMRSIVGTIQREQNRIIRNERSRLLLVQGAAGSGKTSAALQRVAYLLYRFRGTLNADQIVLFSPNPMFNSYVSTVLPELGEENMQQTTFQDYLAARLGHSFKLENPYAQLEYALRAEKEPGYEARMAGIRYKATMGFVRLIDGYLGVLGGAGIIFRDVRFKEEVLATGEEIGAHFYGLDRSIAVPNRMRLTAEWLLGLLKTRQRAALKEDWVDQAIDLLDKETYLRAYQTLRRQNRKLKDESFDDFDRERELLGQYVVMEAVKPVRSRIKKLTFVDVRSTFLRLFLNSEIAAHAAAHAGIELPESWEPICKDTIDRLLLKKMAYEDATPFLYVVERIRGFQTNTSVRHVLIDEAQDYTAFQFAYLQRLFPFSRITALGDLNQSIQAHADAGESTGFTALAALYEASDTETIVLKQSYRSTRPIVEFTSMLIAGGEEIQPFNRDGLKPKLMVAEDRDALYKMIRAKLTLLATQGNRTIAVICKTAAQSLVVHEALLGVGPIRLVESETSTFEPGIVVIPSYLAKGVEFDAVLVYDASGSPTGYGQESDRRLFYTVCTRAMHELYLYALGSAGPFLQGPIEAYYESAEESADLQTN, encoded by the coding sequence GTGAGCGAGAAACAACCCGAGTGGTCGGCCGAACAGGAGCGCGTCGACGAGGTCGTCAAGCAGGTTGACCAGCGCATCGAGGCGCTCGAGCTGCAGACGTCCGACACGCATTCCGAGATGGTCGACATTCGAAAGAACTTCTGGGACGACGTCACGGTCAACTTCGAGGATGCCGTTGAAATGGCCGAGTCGTTCGCTAGTTTGAAGCAGCAGGCGGAAGTGCTATCCGAACGGGAACGGACGCATCGGCATGCCGCGCAGCAGCTCAAGACGCTGCGAAAGCTGAAGTCTTCGCCGTATTTCGGCCGTATCGACTTTCTGGAGGACGGAGAGTCGTCCGCGGATGAAGTCTATCTTGGCATTTCATCGCTGCGCGACCGCGCCGACGAGCATTACTTGATCTATGATTGGCGGGCGCCGATCGCCAGCCTGTATTACGACTATCCACCCGGTCCGGCGCAGCTTCAAACGCCCGCTGGCCTGATTCGCGGCGATCTTCAGCTGAAGAGACAATTCGTCATTCGCGACGGCGAAATCGTCAGTTTGTTCGATACCGGCGTGACCATCGGCGACGAGTTGCTGCAAGAAGTGCTCGGCCGCCAGTCCGATGCGCAGATGCGCAGCATCGTCGGTACGATTCAACGGGAGCAGAACCGCATCATCCGCAACGAGCGGAGCCGGTTGCTGCTCGTGCAAGGCGCCGCGGGAAGCGGGAAAACGTCAGCGGCGCTGCAGCGCGTGGCTTATTTGCTCTACCGGTTCCGGGGAACGCTGAACGCGGATCAAATCGTTCTGTTCTCGCCGAATCCCATGTTCAACAGTTACGTATCGACGGTGCTGCCCGAGCTGGGCGAAGAGAATATGCAGCAAACGACGTTCCAGGATTATTTGGCCGCGCGGCTAGGACATTCCTTCAAGCTGGAAAATCCGTACGCGCAATTGGAATACGCGTTAAGAGCGGAGAAGGAGCCTGGTTATGAAGCCCGCATGGCAGGCATCCGCTATAAAGCGACGATGGGCTTCGTGCGGCTGATCGACGGCTATCTCGGCGTATTGGGCGGGGCCGGCATTATTTTCAGAGACGTTCGCTTCAAGGAAGAGGTGCTTGCGACCGGGGAGGAAATCGGAGCGCATTTCTACGGCCTGGATCGGTCCATCGCGGTGCCGAACCGGATGCGGTTGACGGCGGAATGGCTGCTGGGGTTATTAAAGACCAGGCAGCGGGCGGCGCTGAAGGAAGATTGGGTCGACCAAGCGATCGATCTGCTGGACAAAGAGACATATTTGCGCGCCTATCAGACGCTGAGACGGCAGAATCGCAAGCTGAAGGACGAATCGTTCGACGATTTCGACCGGGAACGGGAGCTGCTGGGCCAGTATGTCGTCATGGAAGCGGTAAAACCGGTCCGCAGCCGGATCAAGAAACTGACCTTCGTCGATGTGCGCTCCACGTTTCTGCGATTGTTCCTTAATTCGGAGATTGCCGCTCATGCAGCTGCGCATGCAGGTATCGAGCTACCGGAGTCGTGGGAACCGATCTGCAAAGATACGATCGACCGGCTGCTGCTGAAGAAAATGGCCTACGAGGATGCTACGCCGTTCCTGTATGTCGTGGAGCGTATCCGCGGTTTCCAGACGAATACATCCGTTCGGCACGTGCTGATCGATGAAGCGCAGGACTATACGGCTTTCCAGTTTGCTTACTTGCAGCGGTTGTTTCCATTCAGCCGGATTACGGCGCTGGGCGATCTGAACCAGTCCATACAAGCGCATGCGGATGCCGGCGAAAGCACGGGCTTCACTGCTCTGGCGGCTTTGTACGAGGCTTCGGATACGGAAACCATCGTGTTGAAGCAGAGCTACCGTTCCACGCGTCCGATCGTTGAATTCACGAGCATGCTTATTGCTGGCGGCGAAGAAATTCAGCCATTCAATCGGGATGGCCTGAAGCCGAAGCTCATGGTGGCAGAGGATCGCGATGCCCTGTACAAGATGATTCGCGCCAAGTTGACCTTGCTCGCGACGCAAGGCAATCGCACGATCGCCGTCATCTGCAAAACCGCCGCTCAAAGCCTGGTCGTCCATGAAGCGCTGCTTGGCGTCGGGCCGATCCGTCTCGTGGAGTCGGAGACGTCCACGTTCGAGCCGGGCATCGTCGTCATCCCGTCTTATTTGGCGAAAGGCGTGGAATTCGACGCGGTGCTGGTCTATGACGCTTCGGGATCCCCGACGGGCTACGGGCAAGAAAGCGACCGGCGATTGTTTTATACGGTTTGTACCCGGGCGATGCATGAGCTATACTTATACGCGCTCGGCAGCGCGGGGCCGTTCTTGCAAGGACCGATCGAAGCCTACTACGAATCGGCGGAAGAATCAGCGGATTTGCAAACGAACTAA
- a CDS encoding LysR family transcriptional regulator: MNLYGLIVFHHVAATGSVTKAAEALRISQPAVTAHVRNMAAELGLTLLAPKGRGILLTEAGERLAAHAARLFSLQEEILRDMGDYVTGAAGELRLAATSLPANFLLPERLAAYRAAFPGVNITLQTLNADNAIQALLRYEADAAIIGGGVPEQPGLTRQLLLEDELWFVAASGHALAGKRFSIAALMNEAFVMREPGSAAREQLLTLCRIHGAPPPKTALQVSGVHESLHAAASGLGVTFVSSMEARSAVARGELVRLRAEGIDQRNPILLFTRAEDALPPVAEQFIALLASWPNSALAAAPAETH, from the coding sequence ATGAATTTGTACGGATTGATCGTGTTTCATCATGTGGCAGCGACGGGGAGCGTGACCAAGGCAGCCGAAGCGCTGCGCATCAGCCAACCGGCCGTGACGGCTCATGTGCGGAATATGGCAGCCGAGCTGGGATTGACCCTGCTTGCTCCGAAGGGCAGAGGCATATTGCTGACGGAAGCGGGGGAGCGGCTCGCGGCTCATGCCGCGCGGTTGTTCTCGCTCCAGGAAGAGATCCTGCGCGATATGGGGGATTACGTAACGGGCGCGGCCGGGGAACTGCGGCTCGCAGCCACTTCGCTGCCGGCGAATTTCCTCCTGCCGGAACGGCTGGCCGCATATCGCGCCGCATTCCCGGGCGTGAACATCACGCTGCAAACGCTCAATGCGGACAATGCGATTCAGGCGCTTCTTCGTTACGAGGCGGATGCGGCCATCATTGGAGGAGGAGTGCCGGAGCAGCCCGGATTAACGCGGCAGCTGCTGCTGGAGGATGAGCTTTGGTTCGTCGCGGCAAGCGGGCACGCGCTGGCAGGGAAACGGTTTTCCATAGCCGCGCTCATGAACGAAGCGTTCGTCATGCGCGAGCCCGGAAGCGCAGCCCGGGAACAGCTGCTTACCTTATGCCGCATTCACGGCGCGCCGCCGCCGAAGACAGCCCTTCAAGTGAGCGGCGTCCATGAATCGCTGCATGCCGCCGCATCCGGTCTCGGCGTAACATTCGTTTCATCCATGGAGGCAAGGTCGGCGGTAGCAAGGGGCGAGCTTGTCCGGCTTCGAGCGGAAGGCATCGATCAGCGCAACCCGATCTTGTTGTTCACGCGTGCGGAAGATGCGCTGCCTCCGGTTGCGGAGCAGTTCATTGCCTTGCTTGCGAGCTGGCCGAATTCCGCTCTTGCCGCCGCACCGGCCGAGACGCATTAG
- a CDS encoding FMN-dependent NADH-azoreductase encodes MAKLLYITAHPHDHQTSFSMAVGQAFLDAYREAHPQDEIKHLDLYNMDIPHIDADVFSGWGKLRGGGEFKDLSSGEQRKVSRLGELVDEFVAGDKYVFVTPMWNFSYPPIMKAYIDSICVAGKTFKYTQEGPVGLLPNKSAIHIQARGGNYSEGPAAGMECGHRHLTAIMAFFGITDFKGIFVEGHNAAPAQADAIKAKAIEEAKQAAKAFGHEKVNA; translated from the coding sequence ATGGCGAAATTATTGTATATTACCGCGCATCCGCATGATCATCAAACTTCGTTCAGCATGGCGGTGGGACAGGCCTTTCTCGATGCTTACCGGGAAGCTCATCCGCAGGATGAGATCAAGCATTTGGACTTGTACAATATGGATATTCCGCATATCGATGCCGATGTATTCAGCGGCTGGGGCAAGCTGAGGGGCGGCGGCGAATTCAAGGATTTGTCTTCCGGGGAACAACGGAAGGTTAGCCGTTTGGGCGAGCTCGTCGACGAATTCGTCGCCGGGGACAAGTACGTATTCGTAACGCCGATGTGGAACTTCTCTTATCCGCCAATTATGAAAGCTTACATCGACTCCATTTGCGTGGCTGGCAAAACGTTCAAATATACGCAGGAAGGCCCTGTCGGACTGCTGCCGAATAAATCGGCGATTCACATTCAGGCGCGCGGCGGTAATTATTCAGAAGGCCCCGCCGCGGGCATGGAGTGCGGTCATCGTCATTTGACGGCGATCATGGCTTTCTTCGGCATCACGGACTTTAAAGGTATTTTCGTCGAAGGCCACAATGCGGCTCCGGCACAGGCAGACGCGATCAAAGCGAAGGCGATCGAAGAAGCGAAGCAGGCGGCCAAAGCGTTCGGCCACGAGAAAGTAAACGCCTAA
- the thrC gene encoding threonine synthase, which yields MKARCVECGAAASLAAKPMRYACHCGGLLEVVHDFGDADAERLKDLFHRRLGERHTIGASGVWRYKELIAPELPDAFIVTRNEGNTGIYGPECVREFAGIRQLWLKAQSENPSGSFKDNGMTAAVSHGASLGYASFACTSTGNTSSSLSMYAATAGVPSLVLVPDEGISLNKVLQTLAYGAQVAAFPGTYDDGIRWLNENGEKNGCYVCNSVNPMRIEGQKSIVFELAQDLNWELPDWIVLPGGALSNASALGKGLRELFALGFIARLPRVAVVQAEGAGPFHRMVDASLSTLIPEPAPRTVASALNIGNPPSWRKALETLKLTAGVTTAVSDAEIMAAKACVDRSGIGCEPASAAAVAGLRKLVQGGVIHRDETAACILTGSLLKDTNAINSYHLGADYSEAPWRNGIRRVKLNEEFQVNLEE from the coding sequence ATGAAAGCAAGATGCGTGGAATGCGGCGCTGCTGCTTCGCTGGCGGCGAAACCGATGCGATATGCCTGTCACTGCGGCGGACTGCTCGAAGTCGTGCACGATTTTGGAGATGCGGACGCGGAGCGGTTAAAGGATCTGTTCCATCGGCGGCTCGGCGAACGCCACACCATCGGCGCTAGCGGCGTATGGCGCTACAAAGAGTTGATCGCGCCCGAACTTCCGGACGCGTTCATCGTAACGAGAAACGAAGGCAATACGGGAATTTACGGACCCGAATGCGTGCGCGAGTTCGCGGGGATCAGACAGCTGTGGTTGAAAGCGCAAAGCGAGAATCCAAGCGGTTCGTTCAAAGACAACGGCATGACGGCCGCCGTATCGCATGGCGCGAGCTTGGGCTACGCAAGCTTTGCCTGTACCTCGACCGGGAATACCTCCTCCTCCCTGTCCATGTATGCCGCGACGGCTGGCGTACCGTCGCTCGTGCTCGTACCGGACGAAGGCATATCGCTGAACAAGGTGCTGCAGACGCTCGCGTATGGCGCGCAGGTCGCTGCTTTTCCCGGCACATACGACGACGGCATTAGGTGGCTGAACGAGAACGGCGAGAAGAACGGCTGCTATGTATGCAATTCCGTGAATCCGATGCGGATCGAAGGTCAGAAAAGCATCGTCTTCGAGCTTGCCCAGGACTTGAACTGGGAACTGCCGGATTGGATCGTCCTCCCGGGCGGCGCGCTCAGCAATGCATCGGCGCTCGGCAAAGGACTGCGTGAATTGTTCGCGCTCGGATTCATTGCCCGGCTGCCGCGGGTGGCCGTCGTTCAAGCTGAAGGCGCCGGCCCGTTTCACCGGATGGTCGACGCGTCATTAAGCACGCTGATACCGGAGCCGGCTCCCCGAACCGTCGCGAGCGCGCTCAATATCGGAAACCCTCCGAGCTGGCGAAAAGCGCTGGAAACATTAAAACTGACGGCCGGAGTAACGACGGCCGTCAGCGATGCGGAGATTATGGCGGCCAAAGCCTGCGTCGACCGCAGCGGAATCGGCTGCGAGCCGGCTTCGGCGGCGGCGGTCGCCGGACTGCGCAAGCTCGTGCAAGGCGGCGTCATTCACCGCGACGAGACCGCTGCTTGCATTTTGACCGGCAGCTTATTGAAGGATACGAACGCGATTAACAGCTACCATCTAGGTGCCGATTACTCCGAGGCGCCTTGGCGCAACGGGATTCGCCGCGTGAAGCTGAACGAAGAATTTCAAGTCAATTTAGAAGAGTAA
- a CDS encoding response regulator transcription factor encodes MTTILVVDDDPHIRELVRLFLAREGFHIVEAEDGEDALRVLEQTQVQLVILDVMMPNMDGWELCRELRRDMELPVLMLTAKGETSQKIKGFELGADDYLVKPFEPLELVARVRALLKRYRIATSQSVQVGSVQLSKETYAVTLDGESMTLPMKEFELLFKLASYPGKTFSREQLIEQLWGYDYEGDERTVDVHIKRLREKFPEDRSKLRIQTIRGLGYRLEV; translated from the coding sequence GTGACGACGATACTGGTGGTGGACGACGATCCCCATATTCGCGAACTGGTGCGGTTGTTTCTGGCGCGCGAGGGGTTCCATATCGTCGAGGCGGAGGATGGCGAAGACGCGCTCCGCGTACTCGAACAAACGCAGGTTCAGCTGGTAATACTCGATGTGATGATGCCTAACATGGACGGCTGGGAGCTGTGCCGGGAACTGCGGCGGGATATGGAGCTTCCGGTGCTCATGCTGACGGCCAAAGGCGAAACGAGTCAGAAAATCAAAGGCTTCGAGCTTGGCGCCGACGACTATCTCGTGAAACCGTTCGAACCGCTGGAACTCGTGGCGCGCGTGCGAGCGCTGCTCAAGCGATACCGGATCGCGACTTCGCAAAGCGTCCAGGTCGGCAGCGTGCAGCTGAGCAAGGAAACATACGCGGTGACCCTGGACGGAGAATCCATGACGCTTCCGATGAAGGAATTCGAGCTGCTCTTCAAATTGGCAAGCTACCCTGGCAAAACGTTCTCGCGCGAGCAGTTGATCGAGCAGCTGTGGGGGTATGATTACGAAGGGGACGAACGGACCGTCGACGTGCATATCAAGCGGCTGCGCGAGAAGTTTCCCGAGGATCGATCCAAGCTTCGCATTCAGACGATCCGCGGACTCGGTTACCGATTGGAGGTTTAA
- a CDS encoding SDR family NAD(P)-dependent oxidoreductase, which produces MPTQGKTAVVTGASRGIGEALAASLLAQDYRVYGISRSASPSLAGSANYTAIACDLSDSAQTEAMADRLFRELAADPGEELLLINNAAMLEPLGPIESLSAAEMSRHLQTSLLAPMTLSSAFVRHAQQLPIAKRIVNVTSSLAIHSAPSMSLYCSSKAALNMLTRCIADEQRTQPYPILAYALDPGMTETRMQETARGRDKEAFPLQSFFRESFEQGRLQSPERVAAETLRLLADASPSGSVLHAYQRSQ; this is translated from the coding sequence ATGCCAACGCAAGGCAAAACCGCCGTCGTAACCGGCGCTTCGCGAGGAATCGGCGAAGCGCTCGCAGCCTCGCTGCTCGCGCAAGACTATCGGGTTTACGGCATTTCGCGATCTGCTTCGCCATCGCTTGCCGGGTCTGCGAATTATACGGCCATCGCCTGCGATTTATCGGATTCCGCGCAAACGGAAGCGATGGCCGACCGCTTGTTCCGCGAGCTGGCAGCCGATCCTGGCGAAGAGCTGCTGCTGATCAATAACGCGGCGATGCTCGAACCGCTCGGTCCAATCGAATCTTTGAGCGCGGCGGAAATGTCAAGGCACCTACAGACCAGCCTGCTTGCGCCGATGACGCTGAGCAGCGCGTTTGTCCGTCATGCGCAGCAGCTTCCGATTGCGAAGCGGATCGTGAACGTAACGTCGAGCTTGGCTATCCATTCAGCCCCTTCGATGAGTCTATACTGCAGCAGCAAAGCAGCATTGAACATGCTGACCCGCTGCATCGCCGACGAGCAGCGAACGCAGCCGTACCCGATTCTCGCTTATGCGCTCGATCCGGGCATGACCGAAACTCGGATGCAGGAGACGGCAAGAGGACGGGACAAGGAAGCTTTTCCGCTGCAATCCTTCTTCCGGGAGAGCTTCGAGCAGGGCAGGCTTCAATCGCCCGAGCGCGTCGCTGCCGAGACGCTTAGGCTGTTGGCGGACGCTTCGCCCAGCGGTTCCGTGCTTCATGCGTACCAACGAAGTCAGTAA
- the metG gene encoding methionine--tRNA ligase, translating to MTIFIGGAWPYANGSLHLGRLASLLPGDVLARYFRLKGEEVLYVSGSDCHGTPVAVQALQEGVAPGDIADRYHAEFADCFERLGFTYDCYTRTDQPHHHRVVRQLFLDLLANGCLYARSTLQTYCETDRRFLPDRYVEGICPVCGNRARGDQCESCSTLLDPSDLIDRTCKLCGNPPIERETEHYYLALSKFQTALTDYAAAHAQDWKDNAVQLTKRYLEEGLQDRAATRDLDWGVDVPLEGFEDKKIYVWIEAVSGYLSASKQWSAESGGSWESFWLDGRNEITAYYVHGKDNIPFHTLIWPAILLGAGGLHLPDRIISSEYMTLEGKKFSTSSNWAVWVPDVLSRYQPDSIRYFLIANGPEKRDTDFSWREFIHSHNGELLGAFGNFVNRTLAFIDKSFDGIVPEGAVSEEWSKAIEKLFASSGALIEQGRLKEALEQILDLVRRANKYYDEQKPWAQFKIDKAACGDTLHACTQLIVNLSRLLHPFIPFACERIRTFLALEEPVWEPAYIPAGIRIEQLALLFHRIDTSRIEEEMNRLKQQRS from the coding sequence ATGACCATTTTCATCGGAGGCGCCTGGCCTTATGCGAACGGTTCGCTGCATTTGGGACGATTGGCGAGTTTGCTGCCCGGCGACGTGCTGGCCCGTTATTTTCGTTTGAAAGGCGAAGAGGTGCTGTATGTCTCGGGAAGCGACTGCCATGGAACGCCGGTTGCGGTTCAAGCGCTGCAAGAGGGCGTTGCGCCGGGCGATATCGCGGATCGTTATCATGCCGAATTTGCCGACTGCTTCGAACGGCTTGGATTTACGTACGACTGCTATACGCGGACGGATCAGCCTCATCATCATCGCGTTGTCCGGCAGTTGTTTCTGGATTTGCTGGCGAACGGCTGTTTGTATGCGAGATCGACGCTCCAAACGTATTGCGAGACGGACCGGCGCTTCCTGCCCGACCGCTACGTGGAAGGGATATGTCCGGTTTGCGGGAACCGCGCGCGCGGCGATCAATGCGAATCCTGTTCTACGCTGCTGGATCCGTCCGATCTGATCGACAGAACATGCAAGCTTTGCGGCAATCCGCCGATAGAGCGGGAGACCGAGCATTATTATCTGGCACTGTCGAAGTTCCAAACGGCATTGACCGATTACGCCGCGGCGCACGCGCAGGACTGGAAGGACAACGCGGTGCAGCTGACGAAACGCTACCTTGAGGAAGGTCTCCAAGACCGGGCCGCTACCCGGGATTTGGACTGGGGCGTCGACGTGCCGCTGGAAGGATTCGAGGACAAGAAAATCTATGTTTGGATCGAAGCGGTCAGCGGTTATTTGTCGGCGAGCAAGCAGTGGAGCGCAGAGTCCGGCGGCAGCTGGGAGTCGTTCTGGCTCGATGGACGCAACGAGATTACGGCTTATTACGTGCACGGCAAAGACAACATCCCGTTTCATACGCTGATTTGGCCGGCGATTCTGCTGGGAGCAGGCGGACTCCATCTGCCGGATCGGATCATCTCGAGCGAATACATGACGCTGGAGGGCAAGAAATTCTCGACCAGCAGCAACTGGGCCGTATGGGTACCGGACGTGCTGAGCCGATATCAGCCGGATTCCATACGCTACTTCCTGATCGCGAACGGACCCGAGAAGCGGGATACCGATTTCTCGTGGCGGGAATTCATTCACAGTCATAACGGGGAGCTGCTCGGGGCATTCGGAAATTTCGTCAATCGGACGCTGGCGTTCATCGATAAATCATTCGACGGCATCGTACCGGAAGGCGCTGTGAGCGAGGAATGGAGCAAGGCGATCGAGAAGCTCTTCGCATCCTCCGGCGCGTTGATCGAACAGGGCCGATTGAAGGAAGCCTTGGAGCAGATCTTAGATCTGGTCCGGCGCGCGAACAAATATTACGACGAACAGAAGCCTTGGGCACAGTTCAAAATCGATAAAGCCGCATGCGGAGACACGCTTCACGCCTGCACGCAGCTCATCGTTAATTTGTCCCGCTTGCTGCACCCGTTCATCCCGTTCGCCTGCGAACGCATACGTACGTTTTTGGCATTGGAAGAGCCGGTCTGGGAACCTGCCTATATCCCGGCCGGAATACGAATCGAGCAGCTCGCGTTGTTGTTCCACCGCATCGATACGAGCCGAATCGAAGAGGAAATGAATCGGCTGAAGCAGCAACGGAGCTAA
- a CDS encoding aminoglycoside phosphotransferase family protein translates to MGNDKRIDAELLRGRISNLNDSSRLEHLNKGYSSDVKYVVYGGDGRPQSILRTYAISQEAGKRMEYDNLLLAAANGAKCSKPIAIGVLPELELGYMIVTYIDGDEAAEALPSLSEQVQFAIGVQAGEELQLLNRIGCPVPMASWQERMLAKHRRYRTAYAGCGVSIRGEAKLLAFLDDHLRLMEDRPNRFQHDDFHPANLIVKDGALSGVIDFNRCDWGDPVHEFVKVGMFSAEVSVPFAIGQIQGYHGLGDPNEPFWRLYSLYLGMTMISSVVWTLQVVPGEIDDMLARIQRVLDDHDGFDRIVPKWYSAGK, encoded by the coding sequence ATGGGGAACGACAAGCGGATCGATGCCGAACTGCTTCGCGGCCGGATATCGAACTTGAACGACAGCTCTCGGCTGGAGCATTTGAATAAAGGCTATTCCAGCGACGTGAAATACGTCGTATACGGCGGCGATGGCCGACCGCAATCGATTCTTCGTACATACGCGATCAGCCAAGAAGCAGGGAAACGGATGGAATACGACAATCTGCTGCTTGCTGCGGCGAACGGCGCGAAATGCTCCAAGCCCATTGCCATCGGCGTTCTTCCCGAACTGGAGCTTGGTTATATGATCGTCACTTATATCGACGGAGACGAGGCTGCCGAGGCGCTTCCGAGTTTGAGCGAGCAAGTCCAGTTCGCGATCGGCGTTCAAGCCGGCGAAGAGCTGCAGCTCCTGAACCGAATCGGCTGCCCGGTGCCGATGGCTTCTTGGCAGGAGAGAATGCTTGCGAAACATCGCCGATATCGGACGGCTTATGCCGGCTGCGGCGTATCCATTCGCGGAGAAGCGAAGCTGCTCGCTTTTCTCGACGATCATCTGCGGTTGATGGAGGATCGGCCGAACCGTTTTCAGCATGACGATTTTCATCCCGCGAACTTGATCGTGAAAGATGGCGCCTTGTCCGGCGTGATCGATTTCAACCGCTGCGACTGGGGCGATCCCGTCCATGAATTCGTGAAAGTAGGCATGTTCAGCGCCGAGGTCAGCGTTCCGTTCGCGATCGGGCAAATCCAAGGCTATCATGGACTCGGGGATCCGAATGAACCATTTTGGCGGCTGTATTCGCTGTACTTGGGCATGACGATGATTTCATCGGTCGTCTGGACGCTGCAGGTGGTGCCTGGTGAAATCGATGACATGCTGGCGCGGATTCAACGGGTACTCGACGATCATGACGGATTTGATCGCATCGTGCCGAAATGGTATTCGGCGGGTAAATAG
- a CDS encoding sensor histidine kinase, whose amino-acid sequence MKIIGGILLMNVLTYFCFSVSFTVVGFVKEKHGHSTVTKQLLRDGQLITAAFDGKANAQGLPEMLTKLTQLRHYTITYGTANASAVFASSGSDDPEFVTSIKPEDWQQVLSGSDVQQVNRKYPFSEATAVVGMPITIGSERFALFIEEKAPSLYRDFWQQVMTVFFGFLLMFILMLLIGRPWKERGGIYVYISAIRRMSKGDFTVTIDKAEQMPGHYGELATSINDMAVELNQMEQMRQAFISNVSHEIQSPLTSIRGFARALQQDGLDDQQRNHYAGIIETESVRLSKLSDNLMKLTTLEADQQQIHPKPFRLDQQVRAMILACEPIWTEKNILMDINLDERVMLNGDEELLSQVWMNILTNSLKFTDEGGTLSVEVKPTPEGASVCISDNGIGIAEEDLPHIFERFFKADKARSRREKGSGSGLGLSIVKVIVDLHGGKVTASSTPGVGTTFTVTLPNSPIKQT is encoded by the coding sequence TTGAAAATTATCGGCGGCATCCTCCTCATGAACGTGCTGACGTATTTCTGTTTCTCCGTTTCATTCACCGTCGTCGGCTTCGTGAAAGAAAAGCACGGGCATTCGACCGTAACGAAGCAGCTGCTCCGAGACGGGCAATTAATTACGGCTGCCTTTGATGGGAAAGCGAATGCGCAGGGTCTGCCGGAGATGTTGACGAAGCTGACCCAATTACGGCATTATACGATCACGTATGGAACGGCGAACGCATCCGCCGTATTCGCTTCGAGCGGGTCGGACGATCCCGAATTCGTCACCTCGATCAAACCCGAGGACTGGCAGCAAGTGCTGTCCGGGTCCGACGTGCAGCAAGTGAACCGGAAATATCCGTTCTCCGAGGCTACGGCGGTCGTAGGCATGCCGATCACGATCGGCTCCGAGCGATTCGCTCTCTTCATCGAAGAGAAAGCGCCGAGTCTGTACCGGGATTTCTGGCAGCAGGTCATGACCGTCTTCTTCGGTTTCCTGCTGATGTTCATTCTGATGCTGCTCATCGGCCGGCCATGGAAAGAACGAGGCGGCATCTATGTGTATATTTCGGCGATCCGGCGCATGTCCAAAGGCGATTTCACGGTGACGATCGACAAGGCCGAACAGATGCCCGGGCATTATGGGGAACTTGCTACCAGCATCAACGACATGGCGGTGGAGCTGAATCAGATGGAACAGATGCGCCAAGCGTTCATTTCCAACGTGTCGCATGAGATTCAATCGCCGTTGACGTCGATTCGCGGATTCGCGCGCGCGCTTCAGCAGGATGGACTGGATGACCAGCAGCGCAACCATTACGCGGGCATTATTGAAACCGAGAGCGTACGGCTGTCCAAGCTGAGCGACAATCTGATGAAGCTGACGACGCTGGAAGCGGATCAACAGCAGATCCATCCGAAGCCGTTCCGCCTCGATCAGCAAGTGCGGGCCATGATTCTCGCCTGCGAGCCGATTTGGACGGAGAAAAATATATTGATGGATATCAATTTGGATGAACGCGTCATGCTGAACGGAGACGAAGAGCTGCTGTCCCAGGTATGGATGAACATCCTTACGAACAGTTTGAAATTCACGGACGAAGGCGGCACGCTGTCGGTGGAAGTGAAGCCGACCCCGGAGGGGGCATCCGTCTGTATTTCGGATAACGGCATCGGGATCGCGGAAGAGGATTTGCCGCATATTTTCGAACGGTTCTTCAAGGCGGACAAAGCCCGCAGCCGCCGCGAGAAAGGCAGCGGCAGCGGACTCGGACTGTCCATCGTGAAAGTCATCGTCGATCTGCACGGCGGGAAAGTTACGGCGAGCAGCACGCCAGGCGTCGGGACGACGTTCACCGTCACCTTGCCGAACTCACCGATTAAGCAAACGTAG